A single genomic interval of Longimicrobium sp. harbors:
- a CDS encoding OmpA family protein — translation MAGLSYEDEGSGPWPAFADLLGATTLLFLILFAAVAAPALKRAGEADARENTLKKIEQKVAEAGNRENVDVLRVGDYLLVRIEGEATFGQNRFELAQLKPEGKQILREFGAFLRRDSVLNLIDQIQVVGHTSSEGSEERNWILSSSRAASVSLFLIDSVGIGPCQVSALGRSRYYPVDPEAARKSNRVNENDRRIELEIRPILPTDTVQAERRSNCVVKERV, via the coding sequence ATGGCCGGGCTGAGCTACGAGGATGAGGGCAGCGGCCCCTGGCCCGCCTTCGCCGACCTGCTGGGCGCCACCACGCTGCTGTTCCTGATCCTGTTCGCCGCCGTGGCCGCTCCCGCGCTCAAGCGCGCGGGCGAGGCGGACGCGCGCGAGAACACGCTCAAGAAGATCGAGCAGAAGGTGGCGGAGGCCGGCAACCGCGAGAACGTGGACGTGCTGCGCGTGGGCGACTACCTGCTCGTGCGCATCGAGGGCGAGGCCACCTTCGGCCAGAACCGCTTCGAGTTGGCTCAGCTGAAGCCGGAGGGGAAGCAGATCCTTCGCGAATTCGGCGCGTTCCTGCGCCGCGACAGCGTGCTGAACCTGATCGACCAGATCCAGGTGGTGGGCCACACCAGCAGCGAAGGGTCCGAAGAACGCAACTGGATCCTCTCGTCGTCGCGCGCCGCCTCGGTGTCGCTGTTCCTGATCGACAGCGTGGGCATCGGCCCCTGCCAGGTGTCGGCGCTGGGGCGAAGCCGGTACTACCCGGTAGACCCAGAGGCGGCCAGGAAATCCAACCGGGTCAACGAGAACGACCGGCGGATCGAGCTGGAGATCCGCCCCATCCTGCCCACCGACACCGTCCAGGCGGAGCGCCGGAGCAACTGCGTAGTGAAGGAGAGGGTGTGA
- the ispG gene encoding flavodoxin-dependent (E)-4-hydroxy-3-methylbut-2-enyl-diphosphate synthase: protein MQIFRRRPTVMVNVGGVPVGSAAPVVVQSMTNTDTADIEGTVRQVAALWRAGSQIVRVTVNNEEAARAVPHVVEFLRARGVEVPIVGDFHYNGHLLLHKYPDTARALAKYRINPGNVGAKRHDENFAAIIDRALEFGKPVRIGVNWGSLDQALLTEMMDENARSFAPKDAKDVMMDAMVESAMRSAAAAERLGLPHDRIILSAKVSGVQDLVAVYRKLAPRSDYPLHLGLTEAGMGTKGVVASTAGLSILLQEGIGDTIRVSLTPKPGGDRTEEVHVAQQILQSLELRSFTPQVTSCPGCGRTTSTYFQQLAESIQTYLREQMPVWRDTHPGVEEMKVAVMGCVVNGPGESKHANLGISLPGTFEEPKAPVYVDGEHFITLKGDHIADEFKRILDDYVTSHYPSREAALV, encoded by the coding sequence ATGCAGATCTTCCGCCGCAGACCGACGGTGATGGTGAACGTGGGGGGCGTGCCCGTGGGCAGCGCCGCCCCCGTGGTCGTGCAGTCCATGACCAACACCGACACCGCCGACATCGAGGGTACCGTCCGCCAGGTGGCCGCCCTGTGGCGCGCGGGCAGCCAGATCGTCCGCGTGACGGTGAACAACGAAGAGGCCGCGCGTGCGGTGCCGCACGTGGTGGAGTTCCTGCGCGCGCGGGGCGTGGAGGTGCCCATCGTGGGCGACTTCCACTACAACGGCCACCTGCTGCTTCACAAGTATCCCGACACCGCGCGAGCGCTCGCCAAGTACCGCATCAACCCCGGCAACGTGGGCGCCAAGCGGCACGACGAGAACTTCGCCGCCATCATCGACCGCGCCCTGGAGTTCGGAAAGCCGGTGCGCATCGGCGTCAACTGGGGCTCGCTGGACCAGGCGCTGCTGACGGAGATGATGGACGAGAACGCCCGCTCGTTCGCGCCCAAGGACGCCAAGGACGTGATGATGGACGCCATGGTCGAGAGCGCGATGCGCTCCGCCGCCGCGGCCGAGCGGCTGGGGCTTCCGCACGACCGCATCATCCTTTCCGCCAAGGTCAGCGGGGTGCAGGACCTGGTGGCCGTGTACCGCAAGCTGGCGCCCCGCTCCGACTATCCCCTGCACCTGGGGCTCACCGAGGCGGGCATGGGCACCAAGGGCGTGGTGGCGTCCACGGCGGGGCTGTCCATCCTGCTGCAGGAGGGAATCGGCGACACCATCCGCGTGTCGCTGACGCCCAAACCCGGCGGCGACCGCACGGAAGAGGTGCACGTGGCCCAGCAGATTTTGCAGTCGCTGGAGCTGCGCTCGTTCACGCCGCAGGTCACCAGCTGCCCGGGGTGCGGGCGCACCACGTCCACGTACTTCCAGCAGCTGGCGGAAAGCATCCAGACGTACCTTCGCGAGCAGATGCCGGTGTGGCGCGATACGCACCCGGGAGTGGAGGAGATGAAGGTGGCGGTGATGGGGTGCGTGGTGAATGGCCCGGGCGAGAGCAAGCACGCCAACCTGGGCATCTCGCTTCCCGGCACCTTCGAAGAGCCCAAGGCTCCCGTGTACGTGGATGGCGAGCACTTCATCACGCTCAAGGGCGACCACATCGCCGACGAGTTCAAGCGCATCCTGGACGACTACGTGACGTCGCACTATCCCTCGCGCGAGGCCGCGCTGGTCTGA
- a CDS encoding AAA family ATPase: MEAVILVGIQASGKSTFYKQRFFDTHVRISRDLLRTKNRESLLMDACIRAQQPFVIDNTNPLAEERARYILPARAGRFRVVCYFFRTETRAAIARNNKREGRARIPIPGILGTYKKLEEPRPEEGFDEIYLVTLTPENEFVVAQLFPGPSDTSNLE; this comes from the coding sequence ATGGAAGCCGTGATCCTGGTGGGGATCCAGGCGTCGGGAAAGTCGACGTTCTACAAGCAGCGCTTCTTCGATACGCACGTCCGCATCAGCCGCGACCTGCTGCGGACCAAGAACCGCGAATCGCTGCTGATGGACGCCTGCATCCGCGCGCAGCAGCCGTTCGTCATCGACAACACCAATCCGCTGGCGGAAGAGAGGGCGCGCTACATCCTCCCCGCCCGCGCCGGGCGCTTCCGCGTGGTCTGCTACTTCTTCCGCACCGAAACCCGAGCCGCCATCGCGCGCAACAACAAGCGCGAGGGCAGGGCCAGGATCCCCATCCCCGGCATCCTGGGCACCTACAAGAAGCTCGAGGAGCCCCGCCCCGAAGAGGGCTTCGACGAGATCTACCTCGTCACCCTTACGCCCGAGAATGAGTTCGTCGTCGCTCAGCTGTTCCCCGGGCCCTCGGACACATCCAATCTGGAATAG
- a CDS encoding NAD-dependent succinate-semialdehyde dehydrogenase, with protein sequence MAIASINPATGETLKTFDALTPEEIERKLARAEQAFRAHRRTSISQRSERMARAAEVLEGEKDRFAGLMTTEMGKPLAAAVAEVEKCAWVCRHYAEHSGEMLRPRPVDVGDARAEIHFLPLGAVLAIMPWNFPFWQVFRFAAPGLMAGNVGLLKHASNVPQCALAIEEVFRRAGFDEGVFTTLLVGSDAVGGLLDDPRVAAATLTGSTPAGSSVAERAGRNLKKTVLELGGSDAFVVMPSADLDGAAKTAAKARCINNGQSCIAAKRFIVHEAVADEFERRFVHAMEALKVGDPMNAGTDVGPLATESIRDEVAGQVRAAVDAGARVLTGGHSMDGPGFFYPPTILTDIPREAPAYYEEVFGPVALLFRVPDLDAAIAMANDSPFGLGSSVWTRDEGERARFIAEIEAGMTYVNAMVASDPRLPFGGVKQSGYGRELGEFGIHEFVNIKSVWMQENAPRDHPAAE encoded by the coding sequence ATGGCGATCGCGAGCATCAACCCGGCAACGGGCGAAACGCTGAAGACCTTCGACGCGCTGACGCCGGAGGAGATCGAACGGAAGCTGGCGCGCGCAGAGCAAGCCTTCCGTGCGCACCGGCGCACGTCAATAAGCCAGCGCTCCGAGCGGATGGCGCGCGCGGCCGAGGTGCTGGAGGGCGAAAAGGACCGCTTCGCCGGTCTGATGACGACGGAGATGGGAAAGCCCCTCGCCGCCGCCGTCGCCGAGGTGGAGAAATGCGCCTGGGTGTGCCGCCACTACGCGGAGCACTCCGGGGAGATGCTGCGGCCCCGCCCGGTGGACGTCGGCGATGCGCGGGCCGAGATCCACTTCCTGCCGCTCGGCGCCGTCCTCGCGATCATGCCGTGGAACTTCCCCTTCTGGCAGGTCTTCCGCTTCGCAGCGCCGGGGCTGATGGCCGGCAACGTGGGCCTGCTGAAGCACGCCTCCAACGTGCCCCAGTGCGCGCTCGCGATCGAGGAGGTGTTCCGGCGCGCCGGGTTCGACGAGGGCGTTTTCACCACGCTGCTCGTCGGCTCGGATGCGGTCGGCGGCCTGCTGGACGATCCCCGCGTCGCCGCCGCTACGCTCACGGGCAGCACGCCAGCCGGGAGCAGCGTGGCGGAGCGCGCGGGACGCAACCTCAAGAAAACCGTGCTGGAGCTGGGCGGCAGCGACGCATTCGTGGTGATGCCCAGCGCGGATCTGGACGGGGCGGCAAAGACCGCGGCTAAGGCACGCTGCATCAACAACGGCCAGTCGTGCATCGCCGCCAAGCGCTTCATCGTCCACGAGGCGGTGGCGGACGAGTTCGAGCGCCGCTTCGTCCACGCGATGGAGGCGCTGAAGGTGGGCGATCCCATGAACGCAGGCACAGACGTGGGGCCGCTGGCGACGGAGTCCATCCGCGACGAGGTGGCCGGCCAGGTGCGCGCCGCCGTGGATGCGGGCGCGCGCGTGCTCACCGGCGGGCACTCGATGGACGGCCCGGGCTTCTTCTATCCGCCGACAATCCTGACCGACATCCCGCGCGAGGCGCCGGCGTACTACGAAGAGGTGTTCGGCCCCGTGGCGCTGCTGTTCCGCGTGCCGGACCTGGACGCGGCGATCGCGATGGCCAACGACTCGCCCTTTGGCCTGGGGAGCAGCGTGTGGACGCGCGACGAGGGCGAGCGCGCCCGGTTCATCGCGGAGATCGAGGCGGGGATGACGTACGTCAACGCGATGGTCGCCTCCGATCCTCGGCTGCCGTTCGGCGGCGTCAAGCAATCCGGCTACGGCCGCGAGCTGGGCGAGTTCGGCATCCACGAGTTCGTGAACATCAAGTCCGTGTGGATGCAGGAGAACGCGCCCCGCGACCACCCTGCGGCGGAGTAG
- a CDS encoding S8/S53 family peptidase, whose protein sequence is MSDILIGDSDIQAATRVLQRIPGLEILHRDTLLPIVIVQVPDAQTLARIRQLPFVDYVNPDLIPGFTFAEPPGCSENLWSGNEIYSPSGDIVPAVYSSLGVNNAWTRSNGENITIGLVDTGVFYNSQQITLPEFKGGASASRSVSYLNTASFTSPWAVCSHGTRMSGIMAAPRDGQGPIGVAWGANLVSVRHNDDVVVGAFGGDAQQGIRMAAQASHIVAMAWGTTDFLDYVADEIRYWANEPTQPRLFIAAAGTQSSCATIKYSWVDVTPPPTLFPALMNEVVAVTAIDQNGKLACDVHGGPEVDLAAYYGYPTAGQNSTVLYMRGSSSATAVVAGMAALVWSHYGGGAAHTRQRLYETAAGYPNRAKYIGFGAVNAMRALGGMERADINGCTSSTCTFRYTIESCRTEHFSVYPVGGDGPYSYQWSTGSTTNSTTLTLCPTPGQVAHHSLAVSVWDADRLGATAAYRHVDIEVHDAWAPCPTCIQ, encoded by the coding sequence ATGAGCGACATCCTGATCGGCGATTCCGATATCCAGGCGGCGACGCGCGTGCTACAGCGCATCCCGGGGCTGGAGATCCTGCATCGCGATACGCTGCTCCCAATCGTGATCGTCCAGGTTCCCGACGCGCAAACACTGGCCCGGATTCGGCAGCTCCCTTTCGTCGACTATGTCAATCCTGATCTGATTCCCGGATTTACATTCGCCGAGCCACCCGGTTGCTCCGAGAACTTGTGGTCCGGCAATGAAATATATTCTCCGTCCGGAGATATCGTGCCTGCCGTATACAGCTCACTCGGTGTGAATAACGCCTGGACCCGCAGCAATGGTGAAAACATCACGATTGGACTCGTAGATACCGGGGTCTTCTACAACAGCCAGCAGATTACGCTTCCCGAATTCAAGGGCGGTGCCAGCGCGTCGCGGTCGGTGAGCTACCTGAATACGGCGAGTTTCACCAGTCCTTGGGCGGTGTGTTCCCACGGAACGCGAATGTCGGGCATCATGGCCGCCCCTCGAGACGGGCAGGGGCCAATCGGCGTTGCGTGGGGTGCCAATCTCGTGAGTGTGCGACACAACGACGATGTAGTTGTCGGTGCATTCGGGGGTGACGCCCAGCAAGGAATCCGTATGGCAGCCCAGGCGAGCCACATTGTCGCCATGGCTTGGGGAACTACCGATTTTCTGGACTATGTGGCGGACGAAATCCGGTATTGGGCGAATGAGCCGACGCAGCCTCGGCTGTTTATCGCGGCAGCGGGGACCCAGAGCTCGTGCGCGACCATCAAGTACTCCTGGGTGGATGTGACGCCGCCACCGACACTTTTCCCTGCACTGATGAACGAGGTGGTTGCCGTGACGGCCATCGACCAGAACGGGAAGCTGGCGTGTGACGTTCATGGCGGACCGGAGGTCGATCTCGCCGCTTACTACGGGTATCCAACGGCGGGGCAGAACAGCACGGTCCTCTACATGCGCGGCAGTTCGAGTGCTACTGCGGTAGTTGCGGGTATGGCAGCACTGGTTTGGTCGCACTACGGTGGTGGAGCGGCGCATACCCGCCAGAGACTGTACGAAACCGCAGCCGGCTACCCCAATCGCGCCAAATACATTGGATTCGGCGCGGTGAACGCGATGAGAGCACTAGGCGGGATGGAGCGGGCAGACATCAATGGCTGCACCAGCAGTACCTGCACGTTCCGATATACGATCGAATCGTGCCGCACAGAGCATTTCTCCGTGTATCCGGTGGGCGGTGATGGGCCCTACAGTTATCAGTGGAGCACCGGAAGTACCACCAACTCGACAACGCTGACGCTCTGTCCGACCCCTGGGCAGGTTGCGCACCACTCCCTGGCAGTCAGCGTGTGGGATGCCGATCGGCTGGGCGCAACCGCAGCGTATCGACACGTGGATATCGAAGTTCACGACGCATGGGCTCCTTGCCCCACATGCATACAGTAG
- a CDS encoding Uma2 family endonuclease, which yields MSAAAFDRYTPEEYLALDRNAEFRSEYIDGRMIAMSGNSRPHNIIVSNLVRTFGNCFDGRPCEVYSNTMRVKVTPSRYVYPDVVAVCDEPKFEDREVDILLNPGLVVEVLSPSTASYDRGDKFVHYRKIDSLHEVLFIAQDCILIEHWRRQGDMWTLTEITGVDDTLMLNSVGCAIPVQEIYSRLDVSEGPGNS from the coding sequence ATGTCAGCAGCAGCTTTCGATCGATACACGCCCGAGGAGTACCTGGCGTTGGACCGCAACGCTGAATTCAGGAGCGAATACATCGACGGCCGCATGATCGCGATGAGTGGTAACTCCCGCCCTCACAACATCATCGTTTCGAACCTGGTTCGCACTTTCGGCAACTGCTTCGATGGGCGCCCATGCGAGGTGTACTCGAACACGATGCGGGTGAAAGTCACTCCGTCGAGGTACGTGTATCCCGACGTGGTGGCGGTCTGCGACGAGCCGAAGTTCGAGGACCGGGAAGTCGACATCCTGTTGAATCCCGGATTGGTCGTCGAGGTGCTCTCTCCCAGCACGGCATCGTACGATCGTGGGGACAAGTTCGTTCACTACAGGAAGATCGATTCACTCCACGAGGTGCTGTTCATCGCGCAGGACTGCATCTTGATCGAGCACTGGCGCCGGCAAGGCGACATGTGGACGCTGACGGAGATCACTGGCGTGGACGACACCCTGATGCTGAACTCAGTCGGATGCGCCATCCCGGTCCAGGAGATCTATTCCAGATTGGATGTGTCCGAGGGCCCGGGGAACAGCTGA
- a CDS encoding M20/M25/M40 family metallo-hydrolase, protein MTIDNDDMVRTLAELVRINSINPAFSGGTTDERLVAAYVARRMETLGMEVHSHEAAPGRVSVVGRLRGSRGGRSLMLYAHHDTVGIEGMPDPWSAEVRDGRMYGRGAYDMKCGLAACLAAVQAITRTGVPLSGDLLIASVADEEEASTGMAQVLRHHTADAAVLTEPTELAMVVGHRGFCWLEVEVIGRAAHGSAFREGIDANLRMGRVLARLEALGERLVAAPPHPVVGPPSMHAATLHGGTGLSTYAARCVLQIERRTVPGETEAQVVGEVQAILDELAAADPAFQATVRPLLTRGPWAARDDSPIAAAVESASVAVLGHAPVRTGAPYWMDAALMGDAGIDAVVLGPTGAGAHATEEWVDLESVRQTAEILAKTAASFCG, encoded by the coding sequence ATGACGATCGACAACGACGACATGGTGCGCACGCTGGCGGAGCTGGTGCGCATCAACTCCATCAACCCGGCCTTCAGCGGCGGCACGACGGATGAGCGCCTGGTGGCGGCCTACGTCGCCCGGCGGATGGAGACGCTGGGGATGGAGGTCCATTCGCACGAGGCCGCGCCGGGACGGGTGAGCGTCGTCGGGCGGCTGCGGGGCAGCCGCGGCGGGCGCTCGCTGATGCTGTACGCGCACCACGACACGGTGGGCATCGAGGGGATGCCCGACCCGTGGAGCGCCGAGGTGCGCGACGGGCGGATGTACGGCCGCGGGGCCTACGACATGAAGTGCGGGCTGGCCGCGTGCCTCGCCGCGGTGCAGGCGATCACCCGAACGGGCGTGCCGCTGTCCGGCGACCTGCTGATCGCGTCCGTGGCCGACGAGGAGGAGGCCAGCACGGGGATGGCCCAGGTGCTGCGCCACCACACGGCCGACGCGGCGGTGCTCACCGAGCCCACCGAGCTGGCGATGGTGGTGGGGCACCGGGGGTTCTGCTGGCTGGAGGTGGAGGTGATCGGGCGCGCGGCGCACGGCAGCGCGTTCCGCGAGGGGATCGACGCCAACCTGCGCATGGGCCGCGTTCTCGCGCGGCTGGAAGCGCTGGGAGAGCGCCTGGTCGCCGCGCCGCCGCACCCAGTCGTAGGCCCGCCCTCGATGCACGCCGCCACGCTGCACGGCGGCACCGGGCTCAGCACGTACGCCGCTCGCTGTGTGCTGCAGATCGAGCGGCGCACCGTCCCCGGTGAGACGGAGGCGCAGGTCGTGGGCGAGGTGCAAGCCATCCTCGACGAGTTGGCGGCCGCCGACCCCGCGTTCCAGGCGACGGTGCGCCCCCTGCTCACCCGCGGACCGTGGGCGGCGCGTGACGACTCCCCCATCGCCGCCGCCGTGGAGTCCGCGTCGGTGGCGGTCCTGGGCCACGCTCCGGTGCGGACGGGCGCGCCGTACTGGATGGACGCCGCGCTGATGGGAGATGCGGGGATCGACGCTGTGGTCCTGGGCCCCACCGGCGCCGGTGCCCACGCCACCGAAGAGTGGGTGGACCTGGAGTCGGTACGGCAGACGGCGGAGATCCTGGCGAAGACGGCGGCCTCGTTCTGCGGCTGA